ATAGGCACACAAGCCAAACTTCCATTTCGCGGTGATCATGACGCCACCCACACCCAATACGATCCCTAATGAACCGCCAACCAATACATCCATTGGCCAATGGACACCGATCAAGACTCGGCTTAGGCCAACTAAGACAGCCAGTGTAATAAGGACCACTTTAAAGAACACATTTTTTGTATAGCAAAAGCACACACTTGCTAAAAGAAATGCCGTTAAACTATGTCCAGACGGGAAGCTACGCGCTTTATAGGCTCTACCCAAAAGGTTAAAGGTCTCAGGATCCAACACCGCCGGCGGACGCGGCATGGCAAAATAGTCTTTCAGTAAATTCACTACGATTACGCCAAGCAAACTGGTAAATAAAACCGCCCAATGAAAACGTATGTGTCGGCAAGAAAATAATAATACCAAGACTAATAAAAACACCCCATCTCCGAAAACTGTCATATTTTCTAAGATAACAACAGGGATATAAACGCTAAGACTGTTTATCTCCATAAAGGCAAACTGATAGCCGCCGACCACTTCACCAATCATCGCCATACTTGCCAATAGTACCGCCACCAAGAGTAAGATTTGAATACTAAATTGAGGAACCACCATCTCGGTTGTTCTAGCTTGATCTAATAATGATTTATAATTAGTCGACATTTTGATCAATTGGCAACGCATAAAATCTCTTCTCTTCAGGTAATAATAGATATTCAATAAAGTGGATTTTTTTGAATTACTGCACATTGTATGCACAGTGAGTGAAAAAATAGTGAAACGTATATTTTCGATATATGGAAAAAGGAAAGAGGATCTTTATATTTTTTCTTGTGTAAGATAAGCAGATGGAATGCAAAAA
This genomic stretch from Marinomonas primoryensis harbors:
- a CDS encoding phosphatase PAP2 family protein; translated protein: MRCQLIKMSTNYKSLLDQARTTEMVVPQFSIQILLLVAVLLASMAMIGEVVGGYQFAFMEINSLSVYIPVVILENMTVFGDGVFLLVLVLLFSCRHIRFHWAVLFTSLLGVIVVNLLKDYFAMPRPPAVLDPETFNLLGRAYKARSFPSGHSLTAFLLASVCFCYTKNVFFKVVLITLAVLVGLSRVLIGVHWPMDVLVGGSLGIVLGVGGVMITAKWKFGLCAYVHLFMLSLMVIACIAVFVAGNDYTLALPLLYAAAGAALVQAVRDYILVK